In Gloeomargarita sp. SRBZ-1_bins_9, a genomic segment contains:
- a CDS encoding valine--tRNA ligase produces the protein MMSEHLPPQYHPHTTEPYWQDYWEKHRVFVADPQAPGEPFCIVIPPPNVTGSLHMGHAFEHALIDVLVRYHRMLGQNTLWLPGTDHASIAVSTLLDKELQAEGKTRQQLGREAYLERAWQWKETSGRMIVAQIRRLGLSVDWTRERFTMDAGLSRAVVHAFVQLYRAGLIYRGKYLVNWCPATQSAVSDLEVEMQEVDGHLWHLRYPLADGSGYVEVATTRPETMLGDTAVAVHPDDPRYRHLIGKQVRLPLVDRLIPIIADSSVDPEFGTGCVKVTPAHDPNDFAIGRRHQLPMINILNPDGTLNEQAGAFAGQDRFVARKNVVAALEAQGYLVKVEPHRHAVPYSDRGKVPIEPLLSTQWFVKIGPLAELALQELDAHQSPRFIPERWGKVYRDWLVKLNDWCISRQLWWGHRIPAWYVVQQTGGVITDETPFVVAETEEEAYRLAREQFGSDGVLEQDPDVLDTWFSSGLWPFSTLGWPEDTPDYRRYYPTTVLVTGFDIIFFWVARMTMLGRYFTGQIPFQTVYIHGLVRDENNKKMSKSAGNGIDPLVLIEKYGVDALRFALVKEVVGAGQDIRLDYNRKTDESPTVEAARNFANKIWNAARFVLMYLEGQTPAQLLVELAKAELADRWMLSRHHHTIAQVNQQLQGFQLGEAAKTLYEYVWGDFCDWYIELVKPRLQDVQHPTRRVAQAVLAQVLADITALLHPFMPHLTEAIWHSLVQPEPGATLARQPYPQPQADYQDPALEADFALVMQIIRTIRNLRAIADLKPGVKVPVLLQTQSAHEEGIIEASQAYICDLAKVQPLTWGRDLTAQRQTLVGISGPVQVLLPLTGLVDVALLRSKVERDLQKLQAQATSLAARLDNPNFVAKAAPEVVQSHQVQLAELRQQIELLQARLQQLA, from the coding sequence ATGATGAGTGAGCATTTACCCCCCCAGTACCACCCCCACACCACCGAACCCTACTGGCAGGATTACTGGGAAAAGCACCGGGTGTTCGTAGCCGATCCGCAGGCGCCGGGGGAGCCGTTTTGCATTGTCATTCCTCCCCCTAACGTCACCGGCAGCCTGCACATGGGCCATGCCTTTGAACACGCCCTGATTGATGTTCTGGTGCGCTACCACCGCATGTTGGGCCAAAACACCCTGTGGCTACCGGGCACCGACCACGCCAGTATCGCCGTCAGCACGTTGTTGGATAAGGAACTGCAAGCGGAAGGGAAAACGCGGCAGCAGTTAGGGCGAGAGGCCTACCTGGAGCGGGCTTGGCAGTGGAAGGAAACTTCCGGGCGGATGATTGTCGCCCAAATCCGTCGCCTGGGGCTATCGGTGGACTGGACCCGGGAGCGTTTCACGATGGATGCAGGCCTTTCCCGGGCGGTGGTCCATGCCTTTGTGCAACTGTATCGGGCAGGGTTGATTTACCGGGGCAAGTACCTGGTGAACTGGTGTCCGGCTACCCAGTCGGCGGTTTCCGACCTGGAGGTGGAAATGCAGGAGGTGGATGGGCACCTATGGCACCTGCGCTACCCCCTAGCGGACGGCTCGGGGTATGTGGAGGTGGCGACGACCCGCCCGGAAACCATGTTAGGGGATACGGCGGTGGCGGTGCATCCTGACGACCCCCGCTATCGCCATTTGATTGGAAAGCAAGTGCGCTTGCCCCTGGTGGACCGTTTGATCCCCATCATCGCCGATAGCAGCGTGGACCCAGAATTTGGCACCGGTTGCGTCAAGGTCACCCCCGCCCACGACCCCAACGACTTTGCCATAGGTCGGCGGCACCAATTGCCAATGATCAACATCCTGAATCCCGACGGCACCTTAAATGAACAAGCGGGGGCCTTTGCTGGGCAGGACCGATTTGTCGCCCGTAAAAACGTGGTGGCGGCTCTGGAGGCCCAGGGGTATTTGGTGAAGGTGGAACCCCATCGTCACGCGGTGCCCTATAGCGACCGGGGGAAAGTGCCCATCGAACCCCTGCTATCTACCCAATGGTTTGTCAAGATTGGGCCGCTGGCGGAGCTGGCACTGCAGGAATTGGACGCTCACCAGTCCCCCCGCTTTATCCCGGAGCGCTGGGGCAAGGTGTACCGGGACTGGTTGGTGAAGCTGAATGACTGGTGCATTTCCCGGCAGTTGTGGTGGGGCCACCGCATTCCCGCCTGGTATGTGGTGCAGCAAACAGGGGGTGTGATCACCGATGAAACACCCTTTGTGGTGGCGGAAACCGAGGAGGAGGCCTACCGCCTAGCCCGGGAGCAATTTGGCTCAGATGGGGTACTAGAACAGGACCCGGATGTACTCGACACCTGGTTTTCGTCGGGGTTGTGGCCTTTTTCCACGCTGGGCTGGCCGGAAGATACCCCCGATTACCGGCGCTACTACCCGACGACGGTGCTGGTGACCGGCTTTGACATTATCTTTTTCTGGGTGGCCCGCATGACCATGCTAGGGCGCTATTTCACCGGCCAGATTCCCTTCCAGACGGTGTATATCCACGGGCTGGTGCGGGATGAGAATAACAAAAAGATGTCCAAGTCGGCGGGCAACGGCATTGACCCCCTGGTGCTAATCGAAAAATACGGGGTAGACGCCCTGCGCTTTGCCCTGGTCAAGGAGGTGGTGGGGGCAGGACAGGACATTCGCCTGGACTACAACCGCAAAACAGACGAATCTCCCACCGTCGAAGCCGCCCGCAACTTTGCCAACAAAATCTGGAACGCGGCGCGGTTTGTGCTGATGTACCTGGAGGGGCAAACGCCGGCGCAACTGCTCGTCGAGCTGGCCAAGGCGGAACTGGCGGACCGCTGGATGCTCTCGCGCCACCACCACACCATCGCCCAGGTCAACCAGCAGTTGCAGGGGTTCCAGTTGGGGGAGGCGGCCAAGACCCTGTATGAGTATGTTTGGGGGGATTTCTGCGACTGGTACATCGAGCTGGTTAAGCCACGCCTGCAGGATGTCCAGCATCCCACCCGGCGGGTAGCCCAGGCGGTCCTGGCCCAGGTGTTGGCAGACATCACGGCCCTGTTGCATCCCTTCATGCCCCACCTTACGGAGGCGATTTGGCATAGCCTGGTGCAGCCGGAACCGGGGGCGACCCTGGCACGGCAACCCTATCCCCAACCCCAGGCGGATTACCAAGACCCGGCCCTGGAGGCGGACTTTGCCCTGGTGATGCAAATCATCCGTACTATCCGCAACCTGCGCGCCATTGCCGACCTCAAACCGGGGGTGAAGGTGCCGGTTCTGCTGCAAACCCAGTCGGCCCACGAGGAGGGGATTATCGAAGCCAGCCAGGCTTATATTTGCGACCTGGCCAAGGTGCAGCCGCTGACCTGGGGGCGGGACCTGACGGCGCAACGGCAAACCCTGGTGGGCATTAGTGGCCCAGTGCAGGTGCTGTTGCCCTTGACGGGGTTGGTGGATGTAGCCCTGTTGCGCAGCAAGGTGGAGCGGGATTTGCAGAAACTCCAGGCCCAGGCGACCAGTTTGGCGGCCCGCTTGGACAATCCCAACTTTGTGGCCAAAGCGGCGCCCGAGGTGGTACAGAGCCACCAGGTCCAGTTGGCAGAACTGCGGCAGCAAATCGAATTGCTCCAGGCACGCCTACAACAATTGGCCTAG
- a CDS encoding DNA recombination-mediator protein A yields the protein MPATFDPPKIDEFLAELAAIQQTGPKRIALLGSRHVPITHQYLIELLAYALVLAGNRILTSGATGVNAAVIRGAMRADPNLLTVILPQSLSKQPPESQEQLKQVMHLVEKPENDHLSLAEASTLCNSEIVARCQQLVCFAFHDSHTLMMTCREAEEQRKIVTLFYFD from the coding sequence TTGCCTGCGACGTTTGACCCCCCCAAGATAGATGAATTCCTGGCCGAGCTGGCGGCGATTCAGCAGACGGGTCCGAAACGCATTGCCCTACTGGGGTCGCGGCATGTGCCCATTACCCACCAGTATTTGATCGAGTTGTTGGCCTATGCCCTGGTGTTGGCGGGCAACCGGATTCTCACGTCCGGGGCGACGGGGGTGAATGCGGCGGTGATTCGCGGGGCGATGCGCGCTGACCCCAATTTGCTCACCGTCATCCTGCCCCAGAGCCTGAGCAAGCAACCCCCGGAATCCCAGGAGCAGCTCAAGCAAGTCATGCACCTGGTAGAGAAACCGGAAAACGACCATCTTTCCTTGGCGGAGGCGAGCACCCTGTGCAACAGCGAAATCGTCGCCCGCTGTCAGCAGTTGGTGTGTTTTGCTTTTCACGACAGCCACACCCTAATGATGACCTGTCGCGAAGCGGAAGAGCAGCGCAAAATTGTTACCCTGTTTTATTTCGACTGA
- the surE gene encoding 5'/3'-nucleotidase SurE codes for MRLLVSNDDGIFAPGLRALANTLAQAGHRVTVVAPDRERSATGHGLTLHKPLRVEPVTGFFHDSVTAWACTGTPADCVKLALGCLLDHPPDMVLAGINQGQNLGTDILYSGTVSAAMEGVIENIPGVALSLASYTQPEFGVASRFARALIHHLEQHPLPLPLLLNVNIPAVSAQEIAGICITRQGVRRYCDQFDQRTDPRGRTYYWLAGTAIEDEPDPPADAPIHHWPTDVATVRSNKISITPLQYNLTHPAGLTTLADWPGWSDGLYWLKD; via the coding sequence ATGCGTCTTTTGGTCAGCAACGACGACGGTATTTTTGCCCCCGGGTTGCGGGCCTTAGCCAATACCCTAGCGCAGGCCGGTCACCGGGTGACGGTGGTGGCCCCTGATCGGGAACGATCCGCTACCGGGCACGGCCTGACCCTGCACAAACCCTTGCGCGTCGAACCGGTCACCGGCTTTTTCCACGACAGTGTGACGGCCTGGGCCTGCACCGGTACACCAGCCGATTGCGTGAAACTGGCCCTGGGCTGCCTATTGGACCACCCCCCCGACATGGTGTTGGCCGGAATCAACCAGGGGCAGAACCTGGGCACCGACATTCTCTACTCCGGCACCGTATCAGCGGCCATGGAAGGGGTGATCGAAAACATCCCCGGCGTAGCCCTGAGTTTAGCTAGTTACACTCAGCCGGAATTTGGGGTGGCCAGTCGCTTTGCCCGTGCCCTGATTCATCACCTGGAACAACATCCTTTGCCCCTGCCGTTGCTGCTCAACGTGAATATTCCTGCTGTGAGCGCCCAGGAGATTGCCGGGATTTGTATCACCCGCCAGGGCGTACGCCGCTACTGCGACCAATTCGACCAACGCACGGACCCCCGGGGCCGCACCTATTACTGGCTGGCGGGCACCGCCATCGAAGATGAACCCGACCCCCCCGCCGATGCTCCCATCCACCACTGGCCTACCGATGTCGCCACCGTGAGAAGTAATAAAATTAGCATTACGCCACTGCAGTACAATCTCACCCATCCGGCGGGGTTAACCACCTTGGCGGACTGGCCGGGCTGGAGCGACGGTTTATACTGGCTAAAGGATTGA
- a CDS encoding GNAT family N-acetyltransferase encodes MFWKGLFTGAANAEAPAGVGEREILLTEWTTPQGERLPIYFSTTRDIDVFALEALCDAVGWAKRPLRKVRKALAYSFLVGSLWLERQPQRRLIGFARATSDHAFNATIWDVVIHPEFQGKGLGKALMRQMIRELRRQEISNITLFADPHVVSFYEELGFHADPEGIKGMFWYPS; translated from the coding sequence GTGTTCTGGAAGGGGCTATTTACCGGTGCGGCGAATGCGGAGGCGCCAGCGGGGGTAGGGGAGCGGGAAATCCTGCTGACGGAATGGACGACCCCCCAGGGAGAGCGGCTGCCGATTTACTTCAGCACCACCCGCGACATTGACGTGTTTGCCCTGGAGGCCCTGTGCGATGCGGTGGGGTGGGCTAAACGGCCCCTGCGCAAGGTCCGCAAAGCCCTGGCCTATAGTTTTCTGGTGGGGTCCCTGTGGTTAGAACGACAACCCCAACGTCGCTTGATTGGCTTTGCCCGGGCCACCTCCGACCACGCCTTTAACGCCACCATCTGGGATGTGGTCATTCACCCGGAGTTCCAGGGCAAAGGTCTCGGCAAGGCGCTGATGCGGCAGATGATCCGGGAGTTGCGCCGGCAGGAAATCAGCAACATTACTTTATTTGCCGACCCCCATGTGGTGTCGTTTTACGAGGAGTTGGGGTTTCACGCCGATCCGGAGGGCATCAAGGGAATGTTTTGGTACCCCAGTTAA
- a CDS encoding ABC transporter ATP-binding protein, which produces MALIEVRNVHKSYGPVQALRGVSFDVAAGELFGLLGPNGAGKTTLIRCLCTLSRPDQGEIYVAGLSVLDHPRQVRQKLGYVAQELALDKVLTGRELLQLHADIYHLPPAVARQRIETVIELLGLQDWVDRRTGGYSGGMKKRLDLAMALLHQPEVLVLDEPTVGLDIESRTVVWDFLRTLRRQGTTVFLTSHYLEEVDALADRVAILDRGQLIACDTPVALKAALGGERVTLRVREFTPRDEAELARQALQQLAFVRQVIINPAQGNSLNLVIQPTPDGLSVIREKITALGLPIFSLMQSQPSLDDVYLAATGRTLQDAELAALGA; this is translated from the coding sequence ATGGCGCTGATTGAGGTGCGCAACGTTCACAAAAGCTATGGCCCGGTGCAGGCCCTGCGGGGTGTGTCTTTCGATGTGGCCGCAGGGGAACTCTTTGGCCTGCTGGGACCTAACGGGGCGGGCAAAACCACATTGATCCGCTGCCTGTGTACCCTCAGCCGCCCGGACCAGGGGGAAATTTACGTAGCGGGTCTGTCGGTGCTGGATCATCCCCGGCAGGTGCGACAAAAATTGGGCTATGTGGCTCAGGAACTGGCGCTGGATAAGGTCTTAACTGGGCGGGAACTGCTGCAATTGCATGCCGATATTTATCATTTGCCCCCGGCGGTGGCCCGCCAGCGCATCGAGACGGTGATTGAATTGCTGGGACTCCAGGACTGGGTGGACCGGCGCACGGGGGGTTATTCCGGGGGGATGAAAAAACGCCTGGATTTGGCCATGGCCCTGCTGCACCAACCGGAGGTGCTGGTGCTGGACGAGCCGACGGTGGGCTTGGACATCGAAAGCCGCACGGTGGTCTGGGATTTCCTGCGCACTCTGCGCCGCCAGGGGACAACGGTCTTTCTCACCAGCCATTACCTGGAGGAGGTGGACGCCCTGGCGGACCGGGTGGCGATTTTGGACCGGGGGCAACTGATCGCCTGCGATACGCCAGTCGCCTTGAAGGCCGCTTTGGGGGGAGAACGGGTAACCCTGCGGGTGCGGGAATTTACGCCCCGGGATGAGGCGGAATTGGCTCGGCAGGCCCTGCAACAGTTGGCGTTTGTTCGGCAGGTGATTATTAACCCGGCCCAAGGCAATTCCCTAAATCTGGTGATTCAGCCCACCCCCGATGGCCTCAGCGTGATCCGCGAAAAAATCACGGCCCTGGGGTTGCCGATTTTTAGTCTGATGCAGTCCCAGCCCAGCCTGGATGATGTGTATTTGGCTGCCACGGGTCGCACACTCCAGGATGCGGAACTGGCGGCGCTGGGGGCTTAA
- a CDS encoding translocation/assembly module TamB domain-containing protein encodes MFGLMWLTKGLHHWQRHRHWWVGSAVALGTAGGLWWGGNYFIGERLAPLIAQELTYLLDRPVRLGQVKRLGWTGVQFGPSAIPATATDPSYLKVQAIEVQFSPWQWVQQGRLELQVRLRQPELLLHQSADGRWVRVTLPQKRESPVQVRLTQVAIEGGRVTLVPWWTRQAQTYAQVQARLRPAEDRWEFQGQAQTPQQGQVWLTGQWQIPNTLLTARLQVQELPAKPVQDLMTGYVTLPAQVQRGRISGDLTVQWQPGQRPQVAGPVQLREWVVRSSQWPMVSPQVDAQLQLTPGGVQVTQGQLQWAGMAAEVTGQIDFDRGYDLTARVAPVALERVSAQLGWSTPLRGQVASHWVVTGDIAQPLIRGRLQTVGGLHLPQTQVDQASADVVVSQGRLDIARLDVRLPGAQFQGSGRLEGRQRLAIQFQGQAQPERLTKGLSWPVPVGTVMVQGQLGGTLQQPQVEAVFRAPQMPVPVQGRLQWQGDQLRLHATGGGWQARGAVHLATGGLDVQLRVQRYALQRLPLPLPPELALRGEVDFQGRLTGLLTQPRLQGEVTLAGLRLNHWQFEPYLRGPVVWTPGGMARLDLRGVQDRIALTLPPGPIPQTLTVQRGTALIQGQGRDGRLAVNFRGVPLTLFSGGLVQGALQGTALWDSRQQRAVGQLQVDQARWGNLVATKLAGQFRWRDGKLQLMEGELHQARSRYRFSGQAQLRPQLHWQAQIEAVEATVQDLVPVLLTEQPAGAADLPVTPVGQPQGPLDAQLAIFNQVQAQVQRYLTEQQQALGLPDVREWQGRWRGQATLTGNHRGELTATFALQGRDWVWGPYRAERLTVQGRYEGTLQNGRWFLEPLQLVHGDGQLLFSGTVGGPQQRGQLVLTRLPVTYFTRLLPVPGSPTGWISGSATLGGSAADPQAKGEIALEDGTWYDTPIATARTSFSYGQGQFRFGAELQLQDTVAVEPVRASGLLPWVWPGSIVQPSSDQIQLSVQVRDSGLRLVNNLTPWVQWLGGSGDVQVDLVGTWREPRLRGRAQFQGARVAVNGLAEPLENLRGEIRFLGDRLAAQDLQAQLNGGTVTLNGVLPISQPLSAEDPDRRRPLTLTLLPARIAQRNIYEGQASATITLAGTARQPAVGGVIDLSQGQVFLSDLVLGGAVNGHGTTRLPRGVSAEFRDLHIRLGPNLRVVRQPNLDVVAQGTLTLNGPVVNPRPQGTLTLQRGEVNLFLTRFRLDRTYANRVVFDPRYGFDPELDLQLTSTVTQGASQLEGLAIQRRARFPNEVPIAVGERVQGLETVRVQAKVMGRASRLPQGLELTSSPRRTQEQIIALLGGFSGQSGNDAAQLFLTTVAGQTLLNQISRAHETDFGGIAWRFFPAVLPALPDRSRNVQQSALALGGEVRLDIHRFSASFLQMFASVGNAVSEPNLSQMTLGYRVNDQLRLRGSLSSDGDNRLLIEYSTQF; translated from the coding sequence ATGTTTGGGTTGATGTGGCTCACCAAGGGGTTGCACCACTGGCAACGACACCGGCATTGGTGGGTGGGAAGCGCGGTAGCCCTAGGGACGGCCGGGGGGTTGTGGTGGGGAGGCAATTACTTCATCGGTGAACGGTTAGCGCCCCTGATAGCCCAGGAATTAACCTATCTGCTAGACCGCCCGGTACGCCTGGGACAGGTGAAACGTCTTGGCTGGACCGGTGTGCAGTTTGGGCCGTCAGCGATACCGGCCACGGCAACGGACCCTAGTTACCTGAAGGTGCAGGCCATTGAGGTGCAGTTTTCCCCCTGGCAGTGGGTACAGCAGGGGCGTCTAGAACTCCAGGTGCGCTTACGGCAACCGGAACTGCTGTTGCACCAGTCTGCCGATGGGCGGTGGGTGCGGGTGACCCTCCCCCAGAAACGGGAATCGCCGGTGCAGGTGCGTTTGACCCAGGTGGCGATAGAGGGGGGGCGGGTGACCCTGGTGCCCTGGTGGACGCGCCAAGCTCAAACCTATGCACAGGTGCAGGCCCGTTTACGTCCCGCTGAAGACCGGTGGGAATTCCAGGGTCAGGCCCAGACACCTCAGCAGGGGCAGGTGTGGTTGACCGGGCAATGGCAAATCCCCAACACCCTCCTGACGGCTCGCCTCCAAGTCCAGGAGCTACCGGCTAAACCTGTGCAGGACTTGATGACCGGTTATGTGACCTTGCCGGCGCAGGTGCAACGGGGACGCATCAGTGGTGACCTGACGGTGCAATGGCAGCCTGGCCAACGTCCCCAGGTGGCCGGACCGGTACAACTCCGGGAATGGGTGGTGCGCTCTTCCCAGTGGCCGATGGTGTCACCCCAAGTGGATGCCCAGTTGCAACTAACGCCAGGGGGGGTGCAGGTGACCCAGGGACAACTGCAATGGGCGGGGATGGCGGCGGAGGTCACCGGCCAGATCGACTTTGACCGGGGGTATGATTTAACCGCCCGTGTAGCGCCGGTTGCCCTGGAACGGGTGAGTGCTCAGTTGGGTTGGTCCACACCATTACGGGGGCAGGTGGCCTCCCACTGGGTGGTGACAGGAGATATTGCCCAACCCCTGATCCGGGGCCGGTTGCAGACTGTAGGGGGACTGCACTTACCTCAAACCCAGGTCGATCAAGCCAGTGCCGATGTGGTAGTAAGCCAGGGAAGACTGGATATTGCCCGGTTGGACGTGCGCTTGCCGGGTGCCCAGTTCCAAGGGAGTGGCCGTCTGGAGGGGCGGCAACGCTTGGCTATCCAGTTCCAGGGGCAAGCGCAGCCGGAGCGGTTGACCAAGGGACTATCCTGGCCAGTGCCCGTCGGGACGGTGATGGTGCAGGGACAACTGGGAGGGACGCTGCAACAACCCCAGGTGGAGGCCGTTTTTCGCGCTCCCCAGATGCCGGTGCCCGTGCAAGGCCGGTTGCAGTGGCAGGGAGACCAACTACGTTTGCATGCGACAGGAGGGGGATGGCAGGCCCGGGGAGCGGTGCACCTGGCCACGGGGGGATTGGATGTACAACTGCGGGTACAACGGTACGCTTTGCAACGCCTGCCCCTACCGTTACCCCCGGAATTGGCCCTGCGGGGTGAGGTGGATTTCCAAGGGCGGCTAACCGGGCTTTTGACGCAACCCCGGCTGCAGGGGGAAGTGACCCTGGCGGGCCTGCGCCTCAACCACTGGCAGTTTGAACCCTATTTACGGGGGCCGGTGGTCTGGACGCCAGGGGGTATGGCCCGGTTGGACCTACGGGGGGTGCAAGACCGGATTGCCCTGACCCTGCCGCCGGGACCGATTCCCCAAACGTTGACGGTGCAGCGGGGAACGGCCTTGATCCAGGGCCAGGGACGGGATGGCCGATTGGCGGTGAATTTCCGGGGTGTGCCTCTGACCCTCTTTAGCGGGGGGTTGGTCCAGGGGGCTTTGCAGGGGACGGCGCTGTGGGATAGCCGGCAACAACGGGCAGTTGGGCAACTCCAGGTGGACCAGGCCCGCTGGGGTAACCTGGTGGCCACGAAACTGGCGGGACAATTCCGCTGGCGGGATGGGAAACTGCAGTTGATGGAGGGGGAGTTGCACCAGGCTCGCAGCCGCTATCGTTTCAGTGGCCAAGCTCAGTTGCGCCCTCAGCTGCACTGGCAAGCCCAAATCGAAGCCGTAGAGGCAACCGTGCAGGACCTGGTGCCGGTGCTGTTGACCGAACAACCGGCAGGGGCGGCGGATTTGCCCGTGACGCCGGTGGGTCAACCCCAGGGGCCGTTGGATGCCCAACTGGCAATTTTTAACCAGGTGCAGGCCCAGGTGCAGCGTTACCTCACCGAACAGCAGCAGGCCTTGGGGTTGCCGGATGTCCGGGAATGGCAGGGACGCTGGCGGGGGCAGGCAACCCTGACGGGCAATCACCGGGGTGAGTTAACGGCGACGTTTGCCCTCCAGGGCCGAGATTGGGTCTGGGGGCCGTACCGGGCGGAGCGGTTGACGGTGCAGGGGCGTTACGAGGGCACGCTGCAAAACGGGAGATGGTTTTTGGAACCCTTGCAACTGGTGCACGGGGACGGGCAACTTCTGTTCAGTGGCACAGTGGGGGGACCACAGCAACGAGGGCAGTTGGTACTTACCCGCTTGCCCGTAACCTACTTCACCCGCCTGCTGCCGGTTCCGGGGAGCCCGACGGGGTGGATCAGTGGTAGTGCGACCCTCGGGGGCAGCGCCGCCGATCCTCAAGCCAAGGGGGAAATCGCCCTTGAAGATGGCACTTGGTATGATACCCCCATCGCAACGGCTCGCACCAGTTTCAGCTATGGCCAGGGGCAATTCCGATTTGGGGCGGAACTGCAACTCCAGGATACAGTGGCGGTGGAACCGGTGCGCGCCAGTGGCCTATTGCCTTGGGTGTGGCCGGGGAGCATCGTCCAACCCAGCAGTGACCAGATCCAGTTGAGCGTGCAGGTACGGGACAGTGGGTTGCGCCTAGTCAACAACCTAACGCCCTGGGTGCAGTGGTTAGGGGGGAGTGGGGATGTGCAGGTGGACCTGGTGGGGACGTGGCGCGAACCTCGCCTAAGGGGCCGGGCACAATTCCAAGGGGCGCGGGTGGCGGTCAACGGCCTAGCCGAACCCCTGGAGAACCTGAGGGGGGAAATTCGTTTCCTGGGGGACCGACTGGCGGCTCAAGACCTGCAAGCCCAGCTGAATGGGGGAACGGTGACCTTAAACGGCGTTTTGCCCATCAGCCAGCCCTTGTCGGCGGAGGACCCGGATAGGCGTCGGCCCCTGACCCTGACATTGTTGCCGGCCCGCATTGCCCAAAGGAATATCTATGAGGGGCAAGCCAGCGCCACCATCACTCTGGCGGGTACAGCTCGGCAACCGGCGGTGGGGGGAGTGATTGACCTGAGCCAAGGGCAGGTTTTTCTGTCGGACCTGGTGCTGGGGGGAGCCGTGAACGGCCATGGCACCACCCGCTTGCCCAGGGGAGTATCTGCTGAGTTCCGTGACCTGCACATCCGGTTGGGGCCTAATTTGCGGGTCGTGCGCCAGCCCAATTTAGATGTGGTGGCCCAGGGAACCTTGACCCTCAACGGTCCAGTCGTCAACCCCCGGCCCCAGGGAACCCTGACCCTGCAACGGGGAGAGGTCAATTTATTTCTCACCCGCTTTCGCCTGGACCGTACCTACGCCAACCGGGTGGTATTCGACCCCCGCTACGGGTTTGACCCGGAGTTGGACCTGCAGTTGACCTCCACCGTCACCCAGGGGGCTAGCCAGTTAGAGGGTCTAGCCATCCAGCGGCGGGCGCGTTTCCCCAACGAAGTGCCGATTGCCGTAGGTGAGCGGGTGCAAGGGCTGGAAACCGTACGGGTGCAGGCGAAGGTCATGGGTCGGGCCAGCCGATTGCCTCAAGGCTTGGAACTCACCAGCAGTCCCCGGCGCACCCAGGAGCAGATCATTGCCCTGCTGGGGGGCTTTTCCGGTCAGTCGGGCAACGATGCTGCCCAGTTGTTCTTGACCACGGTGGCCGGCCAGACGCTGCTTAACCAGATTTCCCGGGCCCACGAGACGGATTTTGGTGGCATTGCCTGGCGTTTCTTCCCAGCCGTTTTGCCAGCCCTTCCTGACCGCAGCCGCAATGTACAGCAATCAGCTCTGGCTTTGGGAGGGGAGGTGCGTCTGGACATCCACCGGTTTTCCGCGTCCTTCCTGCAGATGTTCGCCAGTGTGGGTAATGCTGTCAGCGAACCCAACCTGTCCCAGATGACCTTGGGCTACCGGGTGAACGACCAGTTGCGCCTGCGGGGGTCGCTTTCGTCCGACGGGGACAACCGCCTGCTCATCGAGTACAGCACCCAATTTTAG